The Metabacillus schmidteae genome has a segment encoding these proteins:
- the ezrA gene encoding septation ring formation regulator EzrA, protein MEVLIGLVLLICILSGAGYMFRRKIYKEVDRLEARKIEVMNRSIIDELSKVKELKMTGQAEELFEQWRSEWDEILTSQLPKIEELLFDAEEFADKYRFNKSQNVLQHIDQLLTTVNENIDKIIEEINELVTSEEKNTVEGEEIKEQYKRVKKTLLAHSRQFGNAHLKLDEHLTSITDSLKEFDQETEQGNYLLARQILINLKQQLDVLQYKMEEIPKLLTECTVTIPNLVNELNEGYKEMKEAGYYLEHIQLDLELEKINTNLEKFKGKIDEAELDDVQDGLQLIQESVDQMYDLLEKEVEANQFVKQTKEKINGKLIKLSEQKKSTIEETNLVKQSYQLSETELDKQKVIEKRITQVEKKFVQIQQNLLEDQVAHSIVKEELEKIEKQISELFDEHNQYREMLQTLRRDELEAREKLSSLKRLLLETTRSVQQSNIPGLPEEFLTLIEKGQRDVQRATMKLEEIPLNMLMVNELLNSAVESVESLKQFADEIIEQVFLFEQIIQYGNRYRSRQPLLANKFIEAENLFREHLYKEALDTAAAAIEQVEPGSIDKIQHILNEQEDQTLVRK, encoded by the coding sequence ATGGAGGTTTTAATTGGACTAGTCCTTCTGATATGTATTTTATCTGGTGCGGGATACATGTTTAGAAGAAAGATCTATAAAGAGGTTGATCGATTAGAGGCACGAAAGATTGAAGTAATGAATCGTTCTATTATTGATGAACTCTCAAAAGTAAAAGAATTAAAAATGACAGGACAAGCAGAAGAATTGTTCGAACAATGGAGAAGTGAATGGGATGAGATTCTCACTAGTCAACTCCCGAAAATTGAAGAGCTCTTATTTGATGCAGAAGAATTTGCGGATAAGTACCGCTTTAATAAGTCACAAAATGTCCTTCAGCATATTGATCAGCTGTTAACGACGGTTAATGAGAATATTGACAAAATTATTGAAGAAATTAATGAATTGGTAACGAGTGAGGAAAAGAATACTGTTGAAGGTGAAGAGATTAAAGAACAATATAAAAGAGTGAAAAAAACCTTATTGGCACATAGCCGACAATTCGGTAATGCACACCTGAAATTAGACGAGCATCTAACCTCAATTACAGATTCACTTAAAGAATTTGATCAAGAGACAGAACAAGGTAATTATCTTCTTGCAAGACAGATTTTGATTAATCTAAAGCAACAACTTGATGTCCTTCAATATAAAATGGAGGAAATTCCTAAATTATTAACTGAATGTACTGTTACCATCCCTAATTTAGTTAATGAACTAAATGAAGGCTATAAAGAGATGAAGGAAGCAGGATATTACTTAGAACATATTCAGTTAGATTTGGAACTTGAAAAAATTAATACAAATTTGGAAAAGTTTAAAGGTAAAATTGACGAAGCAGAACTTGATGATGTGCAGGATGGACTTCAGCTTATTCAAGAATCCGTTGATCAAATGTACGATTTATTGGAAAAAGAGGTTGAGGCAAATCAGTTTGTAAAGCAAACAAAAGAGAAGATTAATGGAAAATTAATTAAGCTATCAGAACAGAAGAAGTCCACAATTGAAGAAACAAATCTTGTTAAGCAAAGTTATCAATTATCTGAAACTGAGCTTGATAAGCAGAAGGTAATTGAAAAACGCATTACACAGGTAGAAAAGAAATTTGTTCAAATTCAACAAAATTTGTTGGAGGATCAAGTTGCTCATTCTATCGTCAAGGAAGAATTAGAGAAAATAGAAAAGCAGATTTCTGAACTGTTCGATGAGCATAACCAATATCGTGAAATGCTGCAAACTCTTCGAAGAGATGAGCTTGAAGCACGTGAAAAATTAAGTTCATTGAAGCGGTTGCTACTGGAAACAACCAGATCTGTTCAGCAAAGTAATATTCCTGGACTACCAGAAGAGTTCTTAACATTAATTGAAAAAGGACAAAGAGATGTTCAAAGGGCAACCATGAAATTAGAAGAAATTCCTCTCAATATGTTAATGGTCAATGAGTTACTTAATAGTGCTGTTGAATCTGTCGAATCTCTCAAACAATTTGCAGATGAAATAATTGAGCAGGTATTCTTATTTGAACAAATCATTCAATATGGAAATAGATACCGCAGCCGTCAGCCACTGCTTGCCAACAAATTCATTGAAGCTGAGAATTTATTTAGAGAGCATCTTTATAAAGAAGCATTAGATACTGCAGCAGCTGCAATTGAGCAAGTTGAACCAGGTTCTATTGATAAAATTCAACATATATTAAACGAACAGGAAGATCAAACTTTAGTAAGAAAATAA
- the hisJ gene encoding histidinol-phosphatase HisJ has product MTKKDGHVHTPFCPHGTKDTLDMYIEQAIKEGFTDLTFTEHAPLPKGFIDPTPMRDSAMDYSLMEAYIQSVQKSKDEYKNDIQIHIGLEIDYIKDYEQEITDFLNEYGKFLDDSILSVHFLKINDKFFCMDFDEKTFGLMIHEAGSLYTLHSIYYTEVLQSIYSQLGVYKPKRIGHITLVNKFQKLYPATFSNLNMIEKILSSVKEQNLELDYNVAGLRKEYCGETYPNSEIITLAQKQKIPLIYGSDAHSARDVGKNYTHYDLLSNRD; this is encoded by the coding sequence ATGACTAAAAAGGATGGACATGTTCATACACCCTTTTGTCCACATGGAACAAAGGACACACTTGACATGTATATTGAACAAGCTATTAAAGAGGGATTTACAGATTTAACATTTACAGAACACGCTCCGCTTCCAAAGGGTTTTATCGATCCAACACCAATGAGAGATAGTGCAATGGATTACAGCCTAATGGAAGCTTATATTCAAAGTGTCCAAAAAAGTAAAGATGAGTATAAGAATGATATTCAAATCCATATCGGCTTGGAAATTGACTATATTAAAGACTATGAACAGGAAATAACTGATTTTCTAAACGAATATGGCAAATTTCTAGATGATAGTATTTTATCTGTTCATTTTTTGAAAATTAACGATAAATTCTTTTGTATGGATTTTGATGAAAAGACGTTTGGTCTAATGATTCATGAGGCTGGCTCCTTATATACCCTTCATTCTATTTATTATACTGAAGTGTTGCAATCTATTTATAGTCAATTAGGAGTATATAAGCCAAAGCGAATCGGTCATATAACATTGGTCAATAAATTTCAAAAGCTGTATCCGGCTACTTTTTCAAACTTAAATATGATTGAAAAGATACTGTCTTCTGTAAAGGAGCAGAACTTGGAACTGGATTATAATGTCGCCGGATTAAGAAAAGAGTATTGTGGAGAAACCTATCCGAATTCAGAGATCATAACGTTAGCTCAAAAGCAAAAAATCCCTCTCATCTATGGTTCTGATGCCCATAGTGCCAGGGACGTTGGAAAGAACTATACACATTATGATCTTTTATCGAATCGCGACTAA